Within Acidobacteriota bacterium, the genomic segment CCATCAGCTCGGCGCAGACGACCTTCTCGTCCACCTGCGGAGGCGGCGGATACGCTGACACGCTGGCGGCGCTCGCAACCGCCCCGACGAGCGGCGTGCCTTTCATCAGCCCGGACCTCTCGACGGGCACGAAGAGCGGTTACACCGTCGGCGTTGACGGCCCGGGCACCCAGGTCCTCGCGGCGGCACCTACC encodes:
- a CDS encoding prepilin-type N-terminal cleavage/methylation domain-containing protein, encoding MRDSKGFTLIELLIVVAIIGIIAAIAVPGLLRARQSGNEASAIGSMRAISSAQTTFSSTCGGGGYADTLAALATAPTSGVPFISPDLSTGTKSGYTVGVDGPGTQVLAAAPT